Proteins encoded in a region of the Paenibacillus wynnii genome:
- a CDS encoding EAL domain-containing protein, with protein sequence MSCSDCSAIEPIEDEGIVNLRPASLLISALVQKGYKFVGALEDGRLLYNSREELLSILEALEWHEKELAQPLSIYITGKSKIGVVERWVSLAQLALRFSNHKLIDIISNNEFSSHMQPIVNRSEEIVAFEFLLRPTPLGDYFQPYELFETARQTGFHSFLDRAARISAIETSARLLPKGIKRFVNFLPSSIYNPKYCLTHTFAAIERLAQDPKDFVFEVVETEKIRDISHLSKIFAEYRRQGMQVALDDVGTGFSTLDVMSSLEPDYVKIDRSLISYCDEDPEKQKTIQDIIERVGHYGGQVLAEGIERREEFLYCKELGVDLAQGYLFGKPEDKPPAHFGDCERENR encoded by the coding sequence ATGAGTTGTAGTGATTGCTCAGCCATTGAACCAATTGAAGACGAAGGTATAGTGAACTTGCGACCTGCTTCTTTACTGATCTCTGCGCTGGTTCAAAAGGGTTATAAGTTTGTGGGCGCTTTGGAAGACGGCAGACTTCTATACAATTCACGTGAAGAGCTATTAAGTATATTAGAAGCACTGGAATGGCATGAAAAAGAACTTGCACAGCCATTATCGATATACATAACCGGCAAGAGCAAGATTGGGGTTGTTGAACGATGGGTATCCCTTGCGCAGCTTGCCTTGCGATTCTCAAATCATAAACTAATCGATATCATATCTAATAATGAATTCAGCAGCCATATGCAGCCCATCGTTAATCGCTCCGAGGAAATTGTCGCTTTCGAGTTTTTATTGCGGCCGACACCGCTAGGGGACTATTTTCAGCCCTATGAGCTTTTTGAAACAGCTAGACAGACTGGATTTCATTCCTTTTTGGACCGGGCAGCCCGTATTTCTGCAATTGAGACCAGTGCCAGACTCTTACCCAAAGGCATCAAACGTTTTGTTAATTTTTTGCCCTCATCGATCTATAATCCGAAGTATTGTCTCACCCATACCTTCGCGGCTATTGAACGACTTGCCCAAGATCCCAAGGATTTTGTGTTCGAGGTGGTGGAAACAGAGAAGATCAGGGATATATCCCACCTCAGTAAGATCTTCGCAGAATACCGGAGGCAAGGGATGCAGGTTGCGCTCGATGATGTTGGCACAGGATTTTCCACACTGGATGTTATGTCCAGCCTGGAGCCGGACTATGTGAAGATTGACCGAAGTCTGATCAGCTATTGTGACGAAGATCCCGAGAAGCAGAAGACGATTCAAGATATTATTGAGCGTGTCGGTCATTACGGAGGACAGGTCTTAGCTGAGGGGATTGAACGGCGTGAAGAGTTTCTGTATTGCAAAGAATTAGGGGTGGATTTAGCACAAGGCTATTTATTCGGGAAGCCGGAGGACAAGCCGCCGGCCCACTTTGGTGATTGTGAGAGGGAGAATCGATGA
- a CDS encoding NCS2 family permease: protein MNKRLDNLFQIQSNHTTIRTEVIAGLTSFMAAAYIIAVNGAILSSVGMPYEAATIATAITSIIGCLFMAFWAKSPLILIPGLGDTSFFVFTLVFSLGLTWQQALAAVFIAGIVFTLTSISKWADFLSRSIPKSMISAMTAGIGLFIAFLGLKNGGLIVGSESTFVALAKFSDPKALTTLLTLLITLPLFLRNVKGNFLIGIITGTIIGALLGIVDFSVLHDFSFSFSGYQEVLFAFDFSAINTVNFWTAVFSLSMIIIFQNMGTQLGILPDKLKFRKSFQANAFSVVSASLLGCSPSTTAAESATGIAAGGRTGLTSLTTGILFIPALFLIPLFKVIPNSAIAPVLIIVGCLMVQSIKDIDLSDFTQAFPAYLMMAIMPLSFSVANGLALGFIAYPIVKLATGRRKEISATMYVIAVFFLLYFILGAI from the coding sequence ATGAATAAGAGATTAGATAACTTGTTTCAAATTCAATCAAACCATACGACGATTCGCACGGAGGTTATTGCAGGACTAACTTCTTTTATGGCGGCAGCTTATATAATCGCAGTAAATGGGGCGATTTTGAGCTCCGTCGGTATGCCCTATGAAGCTGCGACGATCGCCACGGCAATCACCTCTATTATCGGCTGTTTGTTCATGGCGTTTTGGGCTAAGTCGCCATTAATCCTCATTCCAGGTTTAGGGGATACTTCATTTTTTGTCTTTACGCTAGTATTTTCTTTAGGGCTTACGTGGCAGCAAGCGCTTGCTGCCGTCTTTATAGCCGGTATTGTATTTACCTTAACTTCAATTAGTAAATGGGCGGACTTTCTATCCCGCTCCATTCCGAAGTCTATGATTAGCGCAATGACTGCAGGGATCGGACTTTTTATCGCTTTTCTAGGATTGAAAAATGGAGGACTCATTGTAGGAAGCGAAAGTACATTTGTTGCATTGGCTAAGTTTAGTGATCCAAAAGCCTTAACTACCCTTCTTACCTTGCTGATCACGCTACCGCTTTTTTTGCGTAATGTGAAAGGAAACTTTTTGATAGGGATTATTACAGGTACGATTATTGGAGCCTTACTTGGCATCGTTGATTTTTCCGTATTGCATGATTTTAGTTTCTCATTTAGCGGGTATCAAGAGGTGTTGTTCGCCTTTGATTTTAGTGCCATAAACACCGTTAATTTCTGGACTGCAGTTTTCTCCTTATCCATGATTATTATATTTCAGAATATGGGTACCCAGCTTGGGATACTCCCCGATAAATTGAAGTTCCGGAAGTCTTTTCAGGCCAATGCCTTTTCCGTGGTAAGTGCTTCCCTTTTGGGTTGTAGCCCGTCCACGACAGCGGCAGAGTCCGCCACAGGTATTGCTGCGGGTGGCAGAACAGGGTTAACCTCCCTCACAACGGGAATTCTGTTTATTCCAGCCCTGTTTCTGATTCCACTTTTCAAAGTGATTCCTAACAGTGCTATTGCTCCGGTGCTCATTATTGTGGGTTGCCTCATGGTACAAAGTATCAAGGATATCGATCTTAGTGACTTTACGCAGGCTTTTCCAGCCTACTTAATGATGGCCATCATGCCTTTATCCTTTAGTGTTGCTAATGGACTTGCACTTGGCTTCATTGCTTATCCTATTGTTAAACTGGCCACCGGACGAAGAAAAGAAATATCGGCTACGATGTACGTGATTGCCGTCTTCTTTTTGCTTTACTTTATTCTTGGTGCCATATAA
- a CDS encoding ABC transporter permease — translation MDIIANLLNGTLVFSTALIFAALGGLISERSGIINIGIEGFMVSGAFFSAVTAYYAETAGFGAFSPWIGLIGAFVFSVIFSTIHAVACITYGANQVVSGTVINILASGSTFYLVKMIFAGSAETPILTNVFHKVKIPYLTDIPFVGKVIFNAYPTTYVAIALIIVFHFILFRTANGLRLRSVGEHPNAAATVGVKVNRTRYMSVILSGSIAALGGATIVLTSNSNFAYNTISGQGFIALAAVIIGKWNPVGAMLAALLFGLAQAVKDQFQIFEFASKIPSEFFYMLPYLLTLLVLIGAVGKSRAPKALGQPYDIGKR, via the coding sequence ATGGATATTATTGCGAATCTCTTAAATGGCACCCTTGTTTTTTCTACGGCTTTAATTTTCGCTGCACTTGGTGGACTTATTTCAGAACGTTCGGGGATCATAAATATTGGGATAGAAGGGTTCATGGTATCAGGCGCCTTCTTCTCAGCGGTTACGGCTTATTATGCTGAAACGGCAGGGTTTGGGGCATTCTCCCCATGGATCGGTTTAATTGGCGCCTTTGTATTCTCCGTTATTTTCTCAACTATTCATGCTGTTGCCTGTATTACGTACGGCGCCAATCAAGTTGTAAGTGGAACGGTAATTAATATTCTTGCCTCAGGCTCGACATTTTATCTGGTAAAGATGATTTTTGCAGGCTCGGCTGAAACTCCCATCTTAACTAATGTATTTCATAAGGTGAAGATTCCTTATTTAACCGACATTCCGTTTGTGGGAAAAGTAATCTTTAATGCCTATCCAACGACTTATGTTGCCATTGCTCTAATTATAGTCTTTCACTTTATCTTGTTCAGGACCGCCAATGGACTTAGACTTCGTTCCGTGGGTGAACATCCAAATGCTGCGGCGACGGTTGGTGTAAAAGTAAACCGTACGCGGTACATGTCCGTTATTTTGAGCGGTTCCATAGCGGCTCTTGGTGGAGCGACTATTGTCCTTACCTCGAATAGCAACTTTGCTTATAATACCATTTCAGGTCAAGGGTTTATTGCGCTGGCTGCCGTAATCATTGGGAAATGGAACCCAGTCGGCGCTATGCTAGCCGCTTTGTTGTTCGGTTTAGCGCAAGCTGTGAAGGATCAATTCCAGATTTTTGAATTTGCCTCAAAGATTCCAAGTGAATTTTTCTATATGCTGCCCTACTTGTTAACACTTCTTGTATTAATCGGAGCAGTTGGAAAGTCCCGGGCACCAAAAGCATTGGGTCAGCCTTATGACATTGGGAAAAGATAA
- a CDS encoding ABC transporter permease encodes MKRSNIFKRESLFVPIIAIIVGLVLGALVMYVGGYDPILAYHSMITKIFGSTFDMGETIRTIVPLVMCGLAVAISFRAGLFNIGVDGQIIMGSLGALIVGTQVNLPPFLHGLVAILAGAFLGGLWGALVGYLRAEKGISEVVTSIMLNFIALYFSQFLINLFMLQEGTQRSETIKDSASIQMSWLSNLVDGARIHWGFVIAILAVIFYQVYLNKTKWGYELRAVGLNPHAAHYAGMNVPHILVKTMFISGVFGGLVGAFDVLGVFKYVAISSTTSGLGFDGIAVSLLGGNTAVGVLLSGILFGALTYGSQGMSFGAGVPAEIIRMVIGFIIFFVAAPGIVKLLFRPFHKKSKEEA; translated from the coding sequence ATGAAAAGGAGTAATATTTTTAAACGCGAGTCTCTGTTCGTTCCTATTATCGCCATTATTGTTGGATTGGTCCTTGGGGCACTTGTTATGTATGTCGGGGGATATGATCCAATCTTAGCTTATCATTCCATGATCACAAAAATTTTTGGAAGTACCTTTGATATGGGAGAAACCATTCGGACCATTGTTCCCCTCGTGATGTGCGGATTGGCTGTGGCCATTTCTTTTCGCGCCGGGCTATTTAATATTGGAGTAGATGGCCAGATTATCATGGGTTCACTTGGTGCACTGATCGTAGGTACACAAGTTAACTTGCCGCCTTTCCTGCATGGGCTGGTAGCTATCCTGGCTGGTGCTTTTTTGGGAGGATTATGGGGTGCGCTAGTAGGCTATTTAAGGGCGGAGAAGGGTATTAGTGAGGTCGTTACCTCTATTATGCTTAACTTTATTGCACTCTATTTCAGCCAATTCCTGATTAATCTCTTTATGTTGCAAGAAGGTACTCAAAGATCTGAAACGATCAAAGATTCTGCAAGTATTCAAATGAGCTGGTTATCTAATCTAGTAGATGGTGCACGTATTCACTGGGGATTCGTAATCGCCATCCTAGCCGTTATATTCTATCAAGTGTATTTAAACAAAACGAAGTGGGGTTATGAACTGCGTGCCGTAGGTCTTAATCCACATGCAGCACATTATGCGGGGATGAATGTACCTCATATTTTGGTGAAAACTATGTTCATTTCCGGTGTGTTTGGGGGTTTAGTGGGAGCCTTTGATGTACTGGGTGTATTTAAATACGTGGCCATCAGTTCCACGACTTCGGGCCTTGGTTTCGATGGAATAGCAGTTTCCCTACTAGGTGGCAATACCGCAGTAGGTGTGTTGTTGTCAGGTATCCTATTTGGAGCACTCACCTATGGATCTCAGGGAATGAGTTTTGGTGCGGGTGTTCCAGCTGAAATTATTCGAATGGTCATTGGGTTTATTATCTTCTTTGTTGCTGCACCCGGGATTGTAAAGCTACTCTTCCGCCCGTTCCACAAGAAATCTAAGGAGGAGGCATAA
- a CDS encoding ABC transporter ATP-binding protein, which translates to MTTADTALELKGITKRFPGIVANDSISFQLKRGEIHALLGENGAGKSTLMNIVFGLYQPEEGEIQINGKKVKIDSPNKAIELGIGMVHQHFKLVEPFTVTENIILGTEPKSGMQIDIRGACKKVKALSEQYGFDIDPMATVDSISVGMQQRVEIIKTLYRGADILIFDEPTAVLTPQEITELLEIMKRLVAEGKSIILITHKLKEIMEIADTCTIIRRGKVIDSVTVADTNPQELAEKMVGKAVNFKTEKQLAKPTEVFLEAKDLVMVDPNGKHVLNHLSFSLHAGEIVGIAGVDGNGQTELIEALTGMQSVKSGDILLKGKSIVNHTPRSISESGISHIPQDRHKHGLVLDFSVSENTILQTYHHPEITKRCFINVKARNDMATRLVEEFDIRTPGIDTRVGSMSGGNQQKIIIAREIDKDPQVMIAAQPTRGLDVGAIEFVHQQLIAQRDQGKAVLLVSFELDEILNVADRILVLFGGQIVGETTPHTTNEQELGLMMAGKYERGGTNEKE; encoded by the coding sequence GTGACTACAGCGGATACTGCATTGGAGCTTAAAGGAATTACCAAAAGGTTCCCCGGCATTGTGGCTAACGATTCCATTAGCTTTCAGTTAAAGCGTGGAGAAATTCATGCCTTGCTAGGGGAAAATGGAGCTGGCAAATCCACTTTAATGAACATTGTTTTTGGACTATATCAACCTGAAGAAGGTGAGATCCAAATCAATGGGAAGAAGGTGAAGATTGATAGTCCTAATAAAGCTATTGAACTCGGAATTGGCATGGTGCATCAGCACTTTAAATTAGTAGAGCCTTTTACAGTAACGGAAAACATCATTCTGGGCACGGAACCCAAAAGCGGGATGCAGATTGACATTAGAGGTGCATGTAAGAAAGTAAAGGCACTTTCAGAGCAATATGGATTTGATATTGACCCTATGGCGACGGTTGATTCCATTAGCGTAGGGATGCAGCAACGGGTTGAAATTATAAAGACTCTCTATCGTGGTGCCGATATTCTAATTTTTGATGAACCTACTGCGGTCTTAACTCCTCAAGAGATTACTGAATTACTTGAGATTATGAAGCGGCTTGTTGCCGAAGGGAAATCGATTATTCTAATTACTCATAAATTGAAAGAAATCATGGAGATCGCCGATACCTGTACGATTATTCGCCGTGGTAAGGTCATTGACAGTGTTACAGTCGCAGATACCAATCCACAGGAATTAGCAGAAAAAATGGTGGGGAAAGCCGTCAACTTTAAGACAGAGAAACAACTAGCTAAGCCTACGGAGGTCTTCTTAGAAGCGAAGGATTTAGTTATGGTGGACCCCAATGGAAAACATGTACTGAACCATCTCTCGTTCTCTTTGCATGCGGGTGAGATTGTTGGAATTGCCGGTGTGGATGGAAATGGGCAGACCGAATTAATTGAAGCTCTAACGGGAATGCAGTCGGTGAAATCAGGTGACATTCTGTTAAAAGGCAAAAGCATAGTAAATCATACGCCACGTAGCATCTCTGAATCGGGAATCTCACATATCCCGCAAGATCGACATAAACATGGATTGGTTCTGGACTTTTCTGTCAGTGAAAATACAATCTTGCAGACTTACCATCATCCTGAGATTACTAAGCGGTGCTTCATCAATGTAAAGGCTAGGAACGATATGGCAACACGCTTAGTAGAAGAGTTCGATATACGGACGCCAGGAATTGATACAAGAGTTGGATCGATGTCCGGGGGAAACCAACAAAAAATCATTATCGCACGCGAAATTGACAAGGATCCTCAGGTTATGATAGCGGCTCAGCCTACACGGGGATTAGACGTAGGTGCTATCGAGTTTGTTCACCAACAACTGATTGCTCAGCGGGATCAAGGAAAAGCTGTACTGCTCGTTTCTTTTGAATTAGACGAGATCCTTAATGTGGCTGATCGTATTCTAGTTCTGTTTGGTGGTCAAATTGTGGGTGAGACCACTCCACATACAACAAATGAACAAGAATTAGGACTGATGATGGCAGGTAAATATGAAAGAGGTGGAACGAATGAAAAGGAGTAA